From one Bacillota bacterium genomic stretch:
- a CDS encoding LacI family transcriptional regulator, with translation MKRKPSIQEIAKLADVSPATVSNALNNKPGVSDSTRARIKTIAYELGYKKTRERNKYTAIRVIIYKRSGLVVADTPFFAKLIEGMEQQCRTAKMEMLISHITRDEGDYLSQIAEIEQDGVLGYVILATEMLPEDYALFTNLQQPVVFLDSCFPYESQDFVLINNVQGAYLATKHLIDEGHQRIGYLQSSVFINNFNERKQGFTQALAAHGLEIDTGYWYQLEPTLDGSYRDMLALLRRGAEMPSAFFADNDIIAFGAMSALKEFGVKIPEDVSIVGFDDMPYCEISDPKLTTVYVNKQELGAIAVKRLVEKNNNGRSIQKIALNVELVKRQSVKKL, from the coding sequence ATGAAAAGAAAACCAAGCATCCAGGAAATTGCAAAACTGGCGGATGTATCACCCGCAACCGTTTCGAACGCGCTGAACAACAAACCGGGGGTTAGCGACAGTACCCGGGCGAGAATCAAGACTATTGCCTATGAGCTCGGCTATAAAAAAACTCGTGAGCGGAATAAGTATACGGCAATCCGTGTAATTATTTATAAGCGCAGCGGGCTGGTCGTCGCCGATACGCCATTCTTTGCCAAACTAATTGAGGGAATGGAGCAGCAGTGCAGAACAGCAAAGATGGAGATGTTAATTTCCCACATTACCAGAGACGAAGGGGATTATTTATCTCAAATTGCTGAGATCGAGCAGGACGGCGTGCTGGGATACGTGATTCTGGCAACTGAGATGCTGCCTGAAGACTATGCTCTGTTTACTAATCTGCAGCAGCCGGTGGTCTTTTTAGACTCCTGTTTTCCTTATGAGAGCCAGGACTTTGTGTTAATCAACAATGTCCAAGGCGCTTATTTGGCAACAAAGCATCTCATTGACGAAGGGCATCAGCGCATTGGCTACCTCCAGAGCTCCGTGTTTATTAACAACTTTAATGAGCGCAAGCAGGGGTTTACCCAAGCCCTGGCTGCCCATGGTTTAGAGATAGACACTGGCTATTGGTATCAGCTTGAACCGACCTTGGACGGTTCATATCGCGATATGCTCGCGCTGCTTAGACGCGGCGCTGAAATGCCCTCAGCCTTTTTTGCCGATAATGACATCATCGCTTTTGGCGCCATGAGTGCGTTAAAAGAGTTTGGCGTAAAAATTCCTGAGGATGTTTCCATTGTAGGCTTTGACGATATGCCTTACTGCGAGATTTCCGATCCGAAGTTGACCACCGTGTATGTCAACAAACAGGAACTGGGTGCAATCGCGGTTAAGCGCCTGGTGGAAAAAAACAATAACGGCCGGTCGATTCAAAAAATTGCCCTCAATGTTGAGCTGGTAAAGCGGCAGAGTGTTAAAAAGCTGTAA
- the glpK gene encoding glycerol kinase GlpK, translating into METYILALDQSTSGTKGLLVNAEGRIVHQHWMGHEQIYPQPGWVEHDPEEIYQNVLKTAEALLKQSGIASNAIAALSITNQRETVVVWDQTNSKPVYNAIVWQCMRGEKICTDLSNAGHEQEILKRTGLVVDPYFSASKIKWILDHAAAEVDREKLLFGTIDSWLIWKLTDGRVHACDYSNASRTMLFNIQRLEWDQDIFDLLDIPLAMAPEVRSSNAEFGSTDLGGLLPRPVPICGVMGDSQAALFGQGCITPGSAKVTYGTGSSIVLNIGSEFQLPAGGIVTSLAWGIDGKVDYVFEGNVHCTGKTIDWMINTLGLIPDAESSETVALSVPDNGGVYLVPAFVGLGAPYWRSDLKAALFGLTFNSTKAHVVRAGLESIAYQIYDVLAAMEKIGAKLGQIKADGGASHNRFLMQFQADMLQLPVMTLPYGELSALGAAYMGGIGLGMWKSLAEIEAFNADGKVYQPSLSLSERNQLLCGWHEAVNKLMGEKQ; encoded by the coding sequence GTGGAGACGTATATCCTAGCCCTTGACCAGAGCACCTCTGGGACAAAGGGCTTATTAGTAAATGCGGAGGGACGCATTGTCCATCAGCACTGGATGGGCCACGAGCAGATTTATCCCCAGCCGGGCTGGGTGGAACACGATCCGGAAGAGATTTATCAAAATGTGCTGAAGACAGCGGAGGCCCTGCTTAAGCAGAGCGGCATCGCTTCTAATGCGATTGCAGCCTTAAGTATTACCAATCAGCGTGAAACAGTGGTTGTTTGGGATCAAACCAACAGCAAGCCTGTATATAACGCCATCGTGTGGCAGTGCATGCGCGGCGAAAAGATCTGCACCGATCTCAGCAATGCTGGCCATGAGCAGGAGATTCTGAAGCGCACCGGCTTGGTGGTAGATCCGTATTTCTCTGCCAGCAAAATCAAATGGATTCTGGATCACGCAGCAGCAGAAGTCGATCGGGAAAAGCTGCTGTTTGGAACCATCGACAGCTGGTTAATCTGGAAGCTGACTGATGGTAGGGTCCACGCCTGTGATTATTCAAACGCATCCCGCACCATGCTATTTAACATTCAAAGGCTGGAGTGGGATCAGGACATCTTTGATCTGCTGGATATTCCTCTGGCAATGGCACCGGAAGTGCGCTCATCCAACGCTGAATTTGGCTCAACCGATCTTGGCGGTTTACTGCCCCGACCGGTTCCGATCTGCGGCGTGATGGGGGATTCACAAGCGGCACTATTTGGTCAAGGCTGCATTACGCCAGGATCTGCGAAGGTTACCTACGGTACCGGTTCTTCGATTGTTTTAAACATTGGTTCAGAGTTTCAGCTGCCGGCTGGAGGAATCGTAACTTCCCTGGCGTGGGGGATCGATGGTAAAGTTGATTATGTGTTTGAAGGTAACGTTCACTGCACCGGAAAAACGATCGATTGGATGATAAATACCCTGGGTTTGATCCCGGATGCAGAAAGCTCAGAGACAGTCGCCCTATCAGTACCGGATAACGGCGGCGTTTATCTGGTCCCGGCCTTTGTGGGCTTAGGTGCTCCGTATTGGCGGAGTGATTTAAAAGCCGCCCTTTTTGGACTGACATTTAACAGCACGAAAGCTCACGTTGTCCGGGCTGGGCTTGAGAGCATCGCGTACCAGATTTATGATGTTCTAGCAGCAATGGAGAAAATTGGCGCCAAGCTCGGCCAGATTAAGGCGGACGGGGGCGCATCCCACAATCGCTTTTTAATGCAGTTTCAAGCGGATATGCTCCAGCTGCCGGTGATGACGCTGCCGTATGGGGAGCTGTCGGCACTTGGTGCCGCGTATATGGGGGGCATTGGTTTAGGAATGTGGAAATCTCTGGCGGAGATTGAAGCCTTCAACGCGGATGGGAAAGTTTACCAACCTAGTTTGTCATTATCCGAACGGAATCAGCTGCTCTGCGGATGGCATGAAGCAGTGAATAAGCTAATGGGGGAGAAACAATGA
- a CDS encoding fucose isomerase, which produces MKIGVIIGRRGFFSAELCLDGRKRILKALEEAGVTPIVLPEDVGAYGSVQNREQALACAELFKQHRDEIQGIIITLPNFGDEKSIAAVLREFKADVPVLVHAFNDHLDQLNYVNRRDSFCGKISVCNNLRQYGFKYSLTSLHTVDPEDPSFKADLERFLAVCRVVKAVRSARIGVVGPRPADFNTVRYSEKLLEHNGISVEPLGIIDIIGRINKLDEERVNQAITEIKEYMRTDGVPAESLTKMAGLLTVLRDWIDELDLTGVAIQCWNSLQEHLGINPCTAMSILANSGVPASCESDVTGAVSMLALQTATNLPSAIVDWNNNYGNDPNKFILFHCGNFAKDVYQVRECAPAVNYPEILSSTLGKENTYGSIDGSVKPGQVTFARVTTDDLTGQIRAYCAEGTVTEDSLDTFGSWGVVELPGLQKLMHYVCENGFEHHVAMVHTSAADVIAEAFEKYLGWEVYNHSE; this is translated from the coding sequence ATGAAAATTGGAGTAATAATTGGAAGACGAGGGTTTTTCTCAGCTGAACTCTGCCTTGACGGCAGAAAGCGGATCCTGAAAGCGCTGGAGGAAGCGGGAGTTACACCGATCGTCCTGCCGGAAGATGTAGGGGCTTACGGCAGTGTGCAGAACAGAGAACAGGCGCTGGCCTGCGCGGAACTGTTTAAACAGCACCGTGACGAAATCCAGGGGATCATTATTACCCTGCCCAACTTTGGTGATGAGAAATCGATCGCAGCGGTGCTGCGGGAGTTTAAAGCAGATGTGCCGGTTTTGGTGCATGCCTTTAATGACCACCTGGATCAGCTCAATTATGTAAACCGCCGCGACAGTTTCTGCGGCAAGATTTCGGTCTGCAACAACCTGCGCCAGTACGGGTTTAAATATTCCTTGACCAGCCTGCATACGGTTGATCCAGAGGATCCGTCATTTAAGGCAGATCTGGAGCGGTTCTTAGCTGTCTGCCGGGTTGTCAAAGCGGTGCGCAGCGCTAGAATCGGTGTTGTGGGGCCGCGTCCCGCTGATTTCAACACAGTTCGCTATAGCGAAAAGCTGCTGGAGCACAACGGTATTTCCGTAGAGCCGCTGGGGATTATTGATATCATCGGCAGAATCAACAAACTTGATGAGGAACGTGTGAATCAAGCAATTACTGAGATCAAGGAATATATGCGGACCGATGGTGTTCCGGCCGAATCTCTAACCAAGATGGCTGGGCTGCTGACAGTACTTAGAGATTGGATTGATGAGCTGGATCTGACCGGAGTTGCCATCCAGTGCTGGAACTCGCTGCAGGAGCATTTAGGAATCAACCCGTGCACTGCGATGAGTATTTTGGCCAACAGCGGTGTACCAGCATCCTGTGAAAGCGACGTAACCGGAGCAGTCAGCATGCTGGCACTCCAGACCGCCACCAACCTGCCCAGCGCTATCGTGGATTGGAACAACAACTACGGCAATGATCCCAATAAATTTATCCTGTTCCACTGCGGCAACTTTGCCAAAGATGTGTATCAGGTCCGGGAGTGCGCTCCGGCTGTTAATTATCCTGAGATTCTATCTTCCACTTTGGGTAAAGAAAATACTTATGGTTCGATTGACGGCAGTGTTAAGCCCGGTCAAGTCACTTTTGCCCGGGTAACTACTGATGATCTAACCGGACAAATCCGCGCTTACTGCGCCGAAGGAACTGTCACCGAAGACAGCCTGGATACCTTTGGTTCCTGGGGTGTAGTGGAGCTGCCGGGTCTCCAGAAGTTAATGCACTATGTCTGTGAGAATGGCTTTGAACACCATGTAGCGATGGTCCATACATCAGCAGCAGATGTGATCGCGGAAGCGTTTGAGAAATATCTTGGCTGGGAAGTCTACAATCACTCCGAATAA